The DNA window TGGCTTAGTACTGCATCTGTCTGCAGCATTAAGGAGCTAGAGCTTCATCATCACAATGGCACCAGAGAAGACATCTGCTTTAAGAGGACCTAAAACACTGACCCAAAACTGTCTCCTGCACTCTTAGTCAGCTCTTGAGattcaggatgtgtgtgtgtgtgtgtgtgtgtgtgtgtgcatgtgtgtgtgtgcgtgtatgtgtgtgtgtgtgtgtgtgtgtgtgtgtgtgtgtgtgtgtgtgtacgtgtgtgtacgtgtgtgtgtgtgtatgtgtgtgtgcgtgtgtgtgtgtgtgtgtcacagataaGCAGAACGAGGTGGAGATTCCATCCCCTACACTCCGGGAGCGAGAGAAGCCCATGTGTCACATCAGTGGTGTTAAGAagctcacacacagctccagcCTGACCAACTCTGCTCTGCCTCGTTTTGGAGTCAAAACTGAACAAGAGGATTCACTGGCCAGGGTATAGCTGCTTTGACTcgtctgtgtgtcacacacacttattaacacaaaacaaaactccgCGCCATACGAAACTGTTCATATCCaccaaaaatacaaaattaccAATGTCATCAATGTATGGATTTCTTGCtaatatacatgtataatttTCCACAGGAGCTGGAAGACTTGAATAAGTGGGGCCTTAATATATTCAGAGTGGCTGAATACTCCAATAACAGACCACTCAGTTGCATCATGTTTGCCATCTTCCAGGTATGCTCCACTCTCCAAAGTGCCCTTCATATTCTCTCTGACTGGCTGTCTTCTCGTGTGATAATCctgaaaatacaacacacatgaCTTTGCGTGAAAAGTGTTGCCAGATTAACTTCTGTCTCCTGTCAGATAAGGATACAGTTCTGAAAACTGAATTTACAGAAAATCACCATTGTTATGTTACCATTGTGTCAGGTCTGTTAAGGATCTGCTTCCTCCTTCCTGTCtacatctctttctttcctctggcaTGTCCTGCACTGAATTTGGCATAGGTTACATGGAAATTGACAAAGTCCAACATTAAGTGTAGCTAAGAACATTACAAAGACCATCGTAAAGCACCTTTGTAAGTGCTTTTGTCATCCTCCAGGAAAGGGATCTGTTGAAGACTTTTCGGATCCCCGTCGATACCTTCATAACGTATGTGATGACGCTGGAGGATCATTACCATGCCAACGTGGCCTACCATAACAGCCTCCACGCGGCTGACGTCACGCAGTCCACTCACGTCCTCCTCTCCACGCCCGCTCTGGACGTAAGCTCTCTGACCGGTTTAACTCACATTCAGAGTCACGTTACTTTTCCATCGTCACAACCTATATTACACAAGAACAATATCATAAACATGAATGCTGaacgtgttgttgttgttgttgttgttgttgttgttgttttggtttttgtttacTCACGACCGGCGCGGTCTCTCTTttgaacaggctgtgttcaCCGATCTGGAAATCTTGGCTGCGTTGTTTGCCGCGGCTATTCATGACGTGGATCATCCTGGAGTGTCCAACCAGTTTCTCATTAATACCAGTGTGTCTATACCACCTCACAGTCTCCTACAGCATTCCTCTGTCTGCCAAAGACTGTTTCAGTGTCTTCTCTGTATTAAATAAAGAGCCAGAGGAATGACCTACATAGAATTTACATTCAGATTCCAGAATAACTGAATGATACAGGCATTTATGCAGTTAAAAAATAGTAATGACGATAGAAAGCCTAGCATTAAAACAGATAGCATTAAAGATAGCATTAAAATGAAGATAATTACAGAACCACAACCTGAAGCATGTTTTTTGACGGCActgaaaaaatgatttattggaattcattttaaaaatgcaaataattaCACCCAACTTTATTAAGTTTCTGTAATATGAATATTTGCTTTAGTTCACTTGAAATATGAAGTTGAACAAACTAATGCTTCAAATTAAGCgctatgaaagaaaaaaaaaaacacccacgaGCATATTTGAAAGTACTGGATCCTTTtctgctttccttttttcccgTTGTCTGACTTTGGCACTGTGCTGTTCTGCGAGCGACCTTGACCTCCGACCTGACCtctactgtgtttctgtcaaagACTCGGAGCTTGCCCTGATGTACAACGATGAGTCAGTCTTGGAGAACCACCACCTCGCCGTGGGCTTTAAGCTGCTTCACGAGGAGAACTGTGACATCTTCCAGAACCTGAGCAAGAGACAGCGACAGAGCCTGCGAAAGCTGGTCATCGACATGGTAAGATCGCCCTagccacacctctctctccaccctgctTTCCCGTCCTGTGCGGCGCCTTGAGGGCGTGTTCTCAGAGACGAGCTCACGGTATTTTATCCGTTTTTGTCCGTCCCCGTCCCGCCGGCTTCGTTTTCTCCTTAGGTGTTGGCGACCGACATGTCGAAGCACATGAGTTTGTTGGCGGACCTGAAGACGATGGTGGAGACGAAGAAGGTGACCAGCTCCGGAGTGCTGATGTTGGATCAttacacagacagaatacagGTGAGCAGTGTGGACCGCTAGCGTTGGCACCACATCTGTGACGCGCTTTACATAGAGAACAGTAAAAGCACTTTCATCAAAACCGAAATGACATACTGCTGAGTCGTGATGTGAAACTCCTACAGAATACAGTTCCTATGTGGAATAGCGCCCTCCCCAAAACTGCAGCTCGGCACTCCCGCTGTGGAGCTGTTATCTAAGACCCAACTGGGTTTGAATGTATTGACTGacaatgagtgtgtatgtgtgtgtttgtgcgtgtgtgtgtgtgtgtgtttgtaggttcTAAGAAACATGGTGCACTGCGCTGACCTCAGTAACCCCACCAAGCCTCTGGCAGTATACAGACAGTGGACTGAGCGCATTATGGAGGAGTTCTTCCgacagggagacaaagagagagagcgtgggaTGGAAATCAGTCCAATGtgtgacaaacacactgcatcTGTGGAGAAAAGTCAGGtatgcagcacacacacacacacacacacacacacacacacacacacagacacacatacacacacacacacacgcatacacatccacacacacacacacacacacgcatacacatccacacagacacacacacacacgcacacacacgcatacacatccacacacacacacacacacacgcatacacatccacacagacacacagacacacacacacacacacacacacgcatacacagacacacacacacacacacacacacacacacgcatacacatccacacagacacacacacacacacacatgcatacacatccacacagacacacacacacacacacacacacacacacgcacacacatccacacagacacacacacacacacacacacacacgcatacacgcatgcacgcacaggcacacgcacatacatgcccctgtgcacacagacacacacatacacagacacgcatacacacacacccacacgaaCCCACACACGCTcgtgcgtgcatacacacatacacacccaagcccacacacagacacgtcagatgaatcacacacaaacccagacacattcacacacacacacacacacacacacacacacacacacacgcacatatactcATGCTCCCACATGGACATACACAGACCCATATGGTCTctcacacatgttcacacatgcacacacatatgcatatgctgcgtctctctccctctcacactcgcacacacacacacacacacacacacacacaacttagaGTGAGGCTGCTGTTCTCAAGCACCCTTTATATCATATGCCTTTGTCTTTGGTATAGGTTGGTTTTATTGATTACATTGTGCACCCATTGTGGGAGACCTGGGGGGACCTGGTACATCCGGATGCTCAGGAAATCCTGGATACTCTGGAAGACAACCGTGACTGGTACCAGAGCACCATCCCGCAGAGTCCATCTCCTCCCCCCGACGGCACCGACAACGAACTGGACTCCTGCATAGACAAGTTTCAGTTTGAGCTGACACTGGAAGGAGAGACTTCTCAAGAGGAAGACAAACCAAACCAGAACCACGTGGGGAACAACAGCTgtgaggcagaggagagagacagaaaaggagaagggggaggaggaggaggaggaggaggaagagaaatagtggaagaaggagaggagaaaatggaagaaGGAGGTGAGGAAGTGACGGAGGAGGTGGTAGGGAGAGTAGGGAGGAGGAGACTGCAGGTTCAGTCAGTGGTTGTAGAGGAGGATGAGAGACATTCTGATGGGAGTCCGGTGGAGgaggctgaggaagaggaggagtctTCCTCGCCGGCCGATGACACATGAGCCCACACGTCCCTGGGTGTTGTTGGGAAATGCAGACAGTGGGGTGTCCCAAAAAGTACTCTTCTTATTAATCTCTTctacccctctgtccctctcattcACATTCCCCCTAATACTCATGGCCAAACCATGAACAAATAAGACTTACATCTACTTAAACTCAATAAGACTTTctgattttaattttcaaaaaaaaaagggaacaaaatAATACTGATATCCGAGAAGTAATTAACACAGCAACTGTAGAATTGGAATGGGTTCCAGAGCCCTTCCGGATGAGTCTATGAGGTAATGAGAATAAATGGAAATTAGAAGAGTTTTTAATGGGCCATTAAAAGACAGTGTAGCACCCTGGAATTAcagcacgtacacacacacacacacacatgcatgtgcatgtgcgtacaaacacacacaaacacacacacgcacgcacacgcacacacacacacacaaacacaaacacactcgcacacgtacatgcacacacacacacacacacgcacacacctgttttTACCCACCAAGGCCACTATTTATTGTACCACGCAATACGCGCAcatataaatgtgtgtctgtgtatgtgtttctttgGGGGGGGAGAGAATATGGTTTGGAAGTTAATCTTTATCTCTTTGGAAAAAGCCATCTTTAAAATGGAGTGTAAAGCAGCATCGGCAAATGTTACTAGTCAACACGTGTTATTGTTTTAATAGGAACTTTGtcctcttcagaaaaaaaaaagaaaaaaacaaacatatatgaATATTAACTTCTAAGTGActtcttttccatttctgttgGAAAGAAACCACGAGGGCAGtctataagagagagagagagagaaaagaggaaacagataCAGTGGAGGTGATGAGGAGGTGGTTGAATAAGGATGTCATTCGAGGGGAGCGATTGCGTGGCCTGTTTCCACAGGCTCCACCCCCTCTTTCCCTTTACCAGGAGTGCTACAAGTGCAAGACGGCCGCGTGCCTTTCTGAACCACCAGCTTCAGAATCGAAGCTGTCGTGAAGCAATGCATCGTGGGACAGGAGTGTCTGCTTTTGTCTTCAATTTTGATTGTCTCTCGTTAAAGATTGATCTATTACTCTTCAcaatgtttgtgtgcgtgtgtatgtgtgtgcgagtgtgtgcgtgcgtgcgtgcgtgtgtgtagcaTTTGCATTGTCTCTGTGATAACACGTTTTCAACTATAAGTCTTccttttgttgctttttgttgtGGTGATGGAAAGTTTAGGATCTCTAGATAAGGAGTGTTTCCCTGTCTTTAACATACTGGTAGATTAAACGTCTGCTTATTGCtttatgtgtttgaaaaaaaatgatagtcACTTTGAAAATAAGCCATGTGATGCTTTAGGGACATATGTTTTGCCTAAATTCTATTTATTATTGTTCTGCCAAATATGTGGAAGTAACAGAATAATCTCAAGAGCAGCGCAAAATTCACACCCAATCTATCAccctcacccactcacacaatGCATTTCTGCTCTGTCTTCACCACAGACGCACTCCATTGTGTTTTACTTAAAGCAAGTGGTGGAAAACTAATAAACACAGAGCGCTTTCGGGTCAGGTTCAACAAGCCTATATGggaaagaatggaaaagaacTATTCAATTGAGTTTTACgtgaggagaaacagagcttAAACAGGGTTAGAGGCATTGgagaacacaaagagagagatgaagaaggaCAAAGAATTTTAGTGACGAACGGTGGAGGATGTGAAAGACCTGGACAGTCATACTTTAGCCATTATTAAGTTTGATGCTTTTTGCCTTAATGTTAATGTGCAGGGTAATTTCCTGTCACTGCATAGATTAATGAGATTTGCTTAACATTCTTagtctttgttgtgtgtcttgTACGTTCGCCTCACTCTCTGCCTATAGACATTTCCATCCTGTGCATATGGAGGTTACGGCACCTGTGTTGTTCTGGTCGTGGTGCAGTATGGACTGATTTAAGACTGTGACATGTCGGTTTGAGTGAACAGAGTCTGATAAAATACAgcagtgtgggggtgtgtgtgtgtgtgtgtgtgtaccaagCGGTGGGACAGTAGTGGAAATGTAAGTTTAGGagttcagttgtttttctcacaagtactgcgagagagagcgagagagagagagagagagagagagagagagagagagagggataaataaaaagatataGACAGGGAAACGGACGGTAGGGGAAAGTATGAAGAA is part of the Chanos chanos chromosome 13, fChaCha1.1, whole genome shotgun sequence genome and encodes:
- the pde4a gene encoding cAMP-specific 3',5'-cyclic phosphodiesterase 4A isoform X1, which codes for MMEPPPCSKKSLSLSLPVPREGQATLKPPQHLWRQPRTPIKIKHRGYSDTDRHHHRQIERSNAMDTSDRPGLKKSRMSWPSSFHGTTSASIGNCAGTKRFDSENGPSPGRSPMDSQASPGLVLHPSFPQSQRRESFLYRSDSDYDMSPKTMSRNSSINSEGHAEDLIVTPFAQVLASLRTVRSNFTILANVTSPTNKRSPMTSQPTVPPATLSEETYQQLARETLEELDWCLDQLETIQTHRSVSEMASNKFKRMLNRELSHLSEMSRSGNQVSEYISTTFLDKQNEVEIPSPTLREREKPMCHISGVKKLTHSSSLTNSALPRFGVKTEQEDSLARELEDLNKWGLNIFRVAEYSNNRPLSCIMFAIFQERDLLKTFRIPVDTFITYVMTLEDHYHANVAYHNSLHAADVTQSTHVLLSTPALDAVFTDLEILAALFAAAIHDVDHPGVSNQFLINTNSELALMYNDESVLENHHLAVGFKLLHEENCDIFQNLSKRQRQSLRKLVIDMVLATDMSKHMSLLADLKTMVETKKVTSSGVLMLDHYTDRIQVLRNMVHCADLSNPTKPLAVYRQWTERIMEEFFRQGDKERERGMEISPMCDKHTASVEKSQVGFIDYIVHPLWETWGDLVHPDAQEILDTLEDNRDWYQSTIPQSPSPPPDGTDNELDSCIDKFQFELTLEGETSQEEDKPNQNHVGNNSCEAEERDRKGEGGGGGGGGGREIVEEGEEKMEEGGEEVTEEVVGRVGRRRLQVQSVVVEEDERHSDGSPVEEAEEEEESSSPADDT
- the pde4a gene encoding cAMP-specific 3',5'-cyclic phosphodiesterase 4A isoform X2, with the protein product MEPPPCSKKSLSLSLPVPREGQATLKPPQHLWRQPRTPIKIKHRGYSDTDRHHHRQIERSNAMDTSDRPGLKKSRMSWPSSFHGTTSASIGNCAGTKRFDSENGPSPGRSPMDSQASPGLVLHPSFPQSQRRESFLYRSDSDYDMSPKTMSRNSSINSEGHAEDLIVTPFAQVLASLRTVRSNFTILANVTSPTNKRSPMTSQPTVPPATLSEETYQQLARETLEELDWCLDQLETIQTHRSVSEMASNKFKRMLNRELSHLSEMSRSGNQVSEYISTTFLDKQNEVEIPSPTLREREKPMCHISGVKKLTHSSSLTNSALPRFGVKTEQEDSLARELEDLNKWGLNIFRVAEYSNNRPLSCIMFAIFQERDLLKTFRIPVDTFITYVMTLEDHYHANVAYHNSLHAADVTQSTHVLLSTPALDAVFTDLEILAALFAAAIHDVDHPGVSNQFLINTNSELALMYNDESVLENHHLAVGFKLLHEENCDIFQNLSKRQRQSLRKLVIDMVLATDMSKHMSLLADLKTMVETKKVTSSGVLMLDHYTDRIQVLRNMVHCADLSNPTKPLAVYRQWTERIMEEFFRQGDKERERGMEISPMCDKHTASVEKSQVGFIDYIVHPLWETWGDLVHPDAQEILDTLEDNRDWYQSTIPQSPSPPPDGTDNELDSCIDKFQFELTLEGETSQEEDKPNQNHVGNNSCEAEERDRKGEGGGGGGGGGREIVEEGEEKMEEGGRRRLQVQSVVVEEDERHSDGSPVEEAEEEEESSSPADDT
- the pde4a gene encoding cAMP-specific 3',5'-cyclic phosphodiesterase 4A isoform X3, yielding MEPPPCSKKSLSLSLPVPREGQATLKPPQHLWRQPRTPIKIKHRGYSDTDRHHHRQIERSNAMDTSDRPGLKKSRMSWPSSFHGTTSASIGNCAGTKRFDSENGPSPGRSPMDSQASPGLVLHPSFPQSQRRESFLYRSDSDYDMSPKTMSRNSSINSEGHAEDLIVTPFAQVLASLRTVRSNFTILANVTSPTNKRSPMTSQPTVPPATLSEETYQQLARETLEELDWCLDQLETIQTHRSVSEMASNKFKRMLNRELSHLSEMSRSGNQVSEYISTTFLDKQNEVEIPSPTLREREKPMCHISGVKKLTHSSSLTNSALPRFGVKTEQEDSLARELEDLNKWGLNIFRVAEYSNNRPLSCIMFAIFQERDLLKTFRIPVDTFITYVMTLEDHYHANVAYHNSLHAADVTQSTHVLLSTPALDAVFTDLEILAALFAAAIHDVDHPGVSNQFLINTNSELALMYNDESVLENHHLAVGFKLLHEENCDIFQNLSKRQRQSLRKLVIDMVLATDMSKHMSLLADLKTMVETKKVTSSGVLMLDHYTDRIQVLRNMVHCADLSNPTKPLAVYRQWTERIMEEFFRQGDKERERGMEISPMCDKHTASVEKSQVGFIDYIVHPLWETWGDLVHPDAQEILDTLEDNRDWYQSTIPQSPSPPPDGTDNELDSCIDKFQFELTLEGETSQEEDKPNQNHVGNNSCEAEERDRKGEGGGGGGGGGREIVVGRVGRRRLQVQSVVVEEDERHSDGSPVEEAEEEEESSSPADDT